In a single window of the Pandoraea pulmonicola genome:
- a CDS encoding nuclear transport factor 2 family protein gives MEIEHAAALARLTRYFETLTRQSVANLGEFYTPNVYLKTPLHEVRGAAGVAGLLTHLYERVDVPRFEITATLLQHNQALLVWNLHFRLKRRLDDEQVIHGASHLRLAVDGRVAYQRDYWDATEDLYLKLPVVGRLLHWLRQRFLL, from the coding sequence ATGGAAATCGAACATGCGGCCGCGCTCGCACGCCTGACACGCTACTTCGAGACGCTCACCCGGCAAAGCGTCGCGAATCTGGGCGAATTCTATACGCCGAACGTCTATCTCAAGACGCCGCTGCACGAGGTGCGCGGCGCGGCCGGAGTCGCGGGGCTGCTGACGCACCTGTACGAGCGCGTCGACGTACCGCGTTTCGAGATCACAGCAACGCTGTTGCAGCACAACCAGGCGCTGCTCGTCTGGAATCTCCATTTCCGCCTGAAACGCCGGCTCGACGACGAACAGGTCATCCATGGCGCGTCGCACTTGAGATTGGCCGTTGACGGGCGCGTCGCGTATCAGCGCGACTACTGGGACGCCACCGAAGACCTCTACCTGAAGCTGCCCGTCGTCGGCCGCCTGCTGCATTGGCTGCGTCAGCGCTTCCTGCTCTGA